Proteins encoded in a region of the Flavobacteriales bacterium genome:
- a CDS encoding TolC family protein, with the protein MRNYLFVIFLLGGLSLFGQDTAVTFSYTDYIAVVKKHHPLVYTAQLEGEKGALELKKARGGFDPKLKGDISQKYFEEKQYYSYINGGLVIPTWFGVSLHGGYNENDGYLLNPESYTPSEGLWNAGVTVNLGKGLFIDKRRADLKQAKIIQNSTLLEQQVIQNQLVFDASQAYFEWQKAYRKLQVYSQAVANAEERLNAIQLSVIRGEKPALDTLKVSIQLQDRSLKQEQASVAEKNKRMWVNTFLWQDGYVPLELASTIEPFLDMEVGENDTLNFVTLSQTHPEVLMYENDVEISKIDLQLKKEYLKPTVQLKYNSLSANTSYNVEDYNWGAKVSYPIFTRKERASAKLSGIKLEQKRMGLLNKQAMIRYKMEAAYNQLTSSKDQMLIQEKSTEMYLQIFEAEQTLFNIGESSLFMVNVREQNYIESQIKLIDVQFRNWLAQAELKYQLVKL; encoded by the coding sequence ATGAGAAACTATTTGTTCGTTATATTTTTATTGGGGGGCTTGTCTTTATTCGGACAGGATACTGCTGTAACTTTTAGTTATACAGATTATATTGCTGTTGTAAAAAAACATCATCCTTTGGTTTATACTGCTCAATTGGAAGGAGAAAAGGGAGCATTAGAGTTAAAGAAAGCTAGAGGTGGTTTTGATCCTAAATTAAAAGGGGATATCTCTCAAAAGTATTTTGAAGAAAAGCAGTATTATAGCTATATCAATGGAGGATTAGTCATTCCAACCTGGTTTGGTGTAAGTCTCCATGGAGGCTATAATGAAAACGATGGCTATCTATTAAACCCAGAATCTTATACACCTTCTGAGGGGCTGTGGAATGCAGGTGTGACAGTTAATTTAGGAAAAGGATTGTTTATTGATAAACGAAGAGCTGATTTAAAACAAGCTAAAATCATTCAAAACTCAACCTTGTTAGAACAGCAGGTTATCCAAAATCAATTAGTTTTTGATGCTTCACAAGCTTATTTTGAATGGCAAAAAGCATATCGAAAGCTTCAAGTTTATAGTCAAGCAGTTGCAAATGCTGAAGAGCGATTAAATGCGATTCAATTGAGTGTTATAAGAGGAGAAAAACCTGCATTAGATACACTTAAGGTATCTATCCAATTACAAGATCGTAGCTTAAAACAGGAGCAAGCTAGCGTTGCAGAAAAGAATAAGAGAATGTGGGTCAATACTTTTTTATGGCAAGACGGGTATGTTCCTTTAGAACTTGCATCAACAATAGAACCTTTCTTGGATATGGAGGTAGGAGAGAATGATACTTTAAATTTTGTAACATTATCTCAAACACATCCAGAAGTGTTAATGTATGAAAATGATGTTGAAATTAGTAAAATTGATTTACAGCTAAAGAAAGAATATCTCAAACCAACTGTCCAGTTAAAGTATAACTCGCTTTCAGCAAATACTTCCTATAATGTTGAGGATTATAACTGGGGAGCAAAAGTAAGCTACCCAATTTTTACTCGAAAAGAACGTGCTTCGGCTAAACTTTCAGGAATCAAATTAGAGCAAAAAAGAATGGGGCTTTTAAATAAACAAGCGATGATTCGATACAAGATGGAAGCTGCTTATAATCAATTAACATCATCAAAAGATCAAATGCTTATTCAAGAAAAATCTACCGAGATGTATTTACAAATATTTGAAGCTGAACAAACACTTTTTAATATTGGAGAATCATCTTTGTTTATGGTTAATGTTCGAGAACAAAATTATATTGAGTCTCAAATTAAGTTAATAGATGTTCAATTTAGAAATTGGTTAGCTCAAGCTGAATTGAAGTATCAATTGGTGAAATTATAA
- a CDS encoding HlyD family secretion protein has protein sequence MLNISENSVSKYILPKAYRTLSEVEKKHSSRVLRKIIIGFTVISFVVLFLPWTQNVRSEGYITTLKPDQRPQSLNSIIGGRIDNWYVKEGDYVNKGDTILKISEIKDAYFDDELLQRTKNQIELKEESVKAYGDKIAIQTNQLDLLQKQMNLKLTQAKNKLGQAILKVQNDSINFESAKLNYTTASAQYDRADSLYAIGLKSKIDLEKRRVKKQETKSYELAAKNKYLNSQNEVLNLKVELSNIEVKFQSDYNKIESERFSTVSRKLDTETNINKLKNQYSNYQFRNGLYFITAPQDGYITKTFISGIGEVIKEGQQILTLMPKHYDLAVELYVKPIDLPLIKKGEHVNIQFDGWPAIVFSGWPSASYGTFQGKIYAIDQFISANGKYRVLVREDSTDHCWPDDLRFGSGATNLMLLKDVPVWYELWRNINGFPPEYYEVKEEEAKNLKKK, from the coding sequence ATGTTAAACATTTCAGAAAATAGTGTTTCAAAATATATTTTACCCAAAGCTTATAGAACATTAAGTGAGGTCGAAAAAAAGCATTCGAGTAGAGTGTTACGAAAAATAATTATTGGATTTACAGTGATAAGTTTTGTCGTTTTATTTTTACCGTGGACACAAAATGTTCGTTCAGAAGGATATATCACAACGTTGAAACCTGACCAACGTCCACAAAGCCTAAATTCGATAATAGGAGGTCGAATAGATAACTGGTATGTTAAAGAGGGGGATTATGTGAATAAAGGAGATACTATCTTAAAAATATCGGAAATTAAAGATGCTTATTTTGATGATGAATTGCTACAGCGAACTAAAAATCAAATTGAGTTAAAAGAAGAGTCTGTAAAAGCGTATGGAGATAAAATAGCTATTCAAACCAATCAATTAGACTTGCTTCAAAAGCAGATGAACCTTAAACTAACTCAGGCTAAAAACAAGTTAGGACAAGCTATTTTGAAAGTACAAAATGACAGCATTAATTTTGAGTCGGCGAAGTTAAATTATACTACTGCTAGTGCACAGTATGATAGAGCTGATAGTTTATATGCAATAGGTTTAAAATCAAAAATCGACTTAGAAAAAAGGAGGGTAAAGAAACAGGAGACTAAATCGTATGAATTAGCAGCTAAAAATAAATACCTGAACAGCCAAAATGAAGTATTAAATTTAAAAGTAGAGTTGTCAAATATTGAAGTAAAGTTTCAATCAGACTATAATAAAATTGAATCAGAACGATTTAGTACAGTTTCTCGAAAACTAGATACGGAAACCAATATCAATAAACTAAAGAATCAATACAGTAACTATCAGTTTAGAAACGGATTGTATTTTATTACCGCACCACAAGATGGTTATATCACCAAAACTTTTATCAGTGGAATAGGAGAAGTGATTAAAGAGGGGCAACAAATTCTAACATTGATGCCAAAGCATTATGATTTAGCAGTTGAGTTATACGTAAAACCTATTGATCTTCCTTTAATTAAAAAAGGAGAACACGTGAATATTCAGTTTGATGGTTGGCCAGCTATCGTCTTTTCTGGATGGCCAAGTGCAAGTTATGGTACATTCCAAGGGAAAATATATGCAATTGACCAATTTATAAGTGCCAATGGTAAGTATAGAGTTTTAGTTAGGGAAGATTCTACAGATCACTGCTGGCCTGATGACTTGAGGTTTGGTTCTGGGGCAACCAATTTAATGTTGTTAAAAGATGTTCCAGTTTGGTATGAGTTATGGCGAAACATTAACGGTTTCCCTCCTGAATATTATGAGGTAAAAGAAGAAGAAGCAAAAAACCTTAAAAAGAAGTAA